From the Argentina anserina chromosome 3, drPotAnse1.1, whole genome shotgun sequence genome, the window TTCTTGAACCGAGTGCGTTCTTTAAAGTTTCAGAGTTCTTTATTTTATAAACATGAAATACAATATTCACTATATAAAATATATCTGTGACTGATCGCAAGACACTTAGTATCATCGTTGATCTGAGGAATGTAGAGGAACAAAGGATCCAATAGTACAGCAAACACAGATGATATTATGAACGTTATTTTCCACTTGGGAAAGTAAGGCCCCTTGGGATCTGTCAGTTTCTCCATCGTTGGCCATTTCTTAGTCGAATTGTAGTACTGGCATGGACAACAGTCACAACACATAACAAACGTATGCTTGTGTCTATCAGCTGAtggatcaaatatatatatagaggacaAACAGCTAAAAGTTTACAAGTCAATAACATAGTGTAAGATAATTGACATGGATCGAACAATATACTGGAGTTGGAATAAGTTTAATTTGCTGATGTTACATGTTAATCCCAACTGTTTACCACAAATTTTAACTAAAAAACGTTATTTGTAACCATTGGTATCATGACTAATATATAGTTCTTGCACGTGTATCTATACGACCATATATACCAATACGGCACAGATAGTCACATAGTCACATATTTATGTgttttttattatgtcaatTATTCCTTTTACTTAgttattttgttatgtttttatatttttaatttattttattttattttaggtattttgaagtggaataaagaaagagagaaaagaaagagaggaaaatCCAATCCATAACTCGAATATCTTGACAAtaagagaaaaatgtgaaattttggtaattttcagCACCACCACTTTTGGTGTTGCCAAACATTTTCGggctaattttatggaggagcAAGGAAGGAGCAACGCATTGTTCTATCACAACTAGATCTCATctttttaattgagatttaaCTACACTATTTTTCTCTATTACTCACAAAATGGCTCCCCATTGTCCAAAAATTCACACctatattatgcaaaaatctAATTTGATTTTGGATGTAATCATCACTTCTAGGCTATCATTACCTAGTCATCATTCActtccttccatgatcacccatttcattccatgatcattcacttcctccatgatcacccacttccttccatgatcactcacttccATCCATAATCACCCACTCccttccatgatcactcacCCCACTCACTACATcattatctctcatttttctctactttttttcaccatcattttcctctataaaaacctccatcaccaccatctccATACACACCATTTTTCCACAACCaaccaagagaaagagagagagaggggaagaaaaaatagagagaagaaaagaagagaaatgggAGAAGACAAACATGGAGAGCTGAAGCGAAGTCACCttcaatctcctcaagctaCAACTCACATCTCCTTAAGGTGCTAAAATATCATCAAGCCtccacaaaaaaaatgaagttcggtctcttctcctttaattcatctctcatgtattcattgatgtttttattcaagattatgtgtaACTAAATTCTTTGTTAGTTAGGGGCTAATCAAAGCTCTAAATATGTCTTTGATTTCAAACtccaattgatttatataattttagatgcGAATTTCTTCACTAATTGTTCATTAATAATTCTATTACATGTCTCATTTGATcgatactttgatgcatgttttaaGATTTTATTATCTTAAATATGTATATGACCGACATATCGTTGCATATTCTGTGAGAGATAACAAGTTCTTTGCAGGTATTTATGTGAAGTGATTCCTTAGTAATCTAAGGCTACCGATATTGACCTTAGATTATTTATTGTTACTCAAACGTTCATAGAACttcatgattttaattattttggtctaGATACCAACATTTCATAGATCAATTATTGAGAATATAGTTAAGTCGAAACCGACATTTCGCTTAACATGACAAGTAAGAGAACGTAATACGGTTAATGACTTAACGACATTGGCTTAACTGTGAGTGCATtcatctataattattgacattGTTTTGGGGTGATTGAAGCATATCTAGTGGTGGAGAAAAGTTCCTAGCTATTGTTTTTCTCATATCTACATCCATATAtactttttaatattttgtttttagtaGTACTTctatcttatttatttttgttcactAATCAAACTAATTCCAAATACCCTCAAACTTTGTGTGGTAGTCCGCCATTATGTCTAGTTagtgtttatttaatttcataaTTGTTTATTGAGTTTAGattagctaattaattaggtttcCTCTCCTAGGTCGAGTTTGCCAGATTTATAGTTTACGCgtctgtttgtgtttttaagtCTTAATTTCATCAATCTTCTGCGGAtaatgactcatatttaccatttactacattgatttaatttatttgataATATGATATTTTTCTATGTGTTTTTGCGCCTATCAGGCACCGGCACCGGGTCACCAACAAGGAGgaaccagaaaaaaaaaacaagaaaatgacTGACCTTGGAGTTTTTTGTTTCCAGCACCCCACATTCACAGCTACTTCACGGCCGGCCATTGCTCAAACTTAActggctagctagctagctacagTTATGTTCGGAAATGATGAAAGTTTGAAGGCCATGAAGCGTTTTCATATAGGAACTTTTATCAAATCAAATTTGTTCGactaaataaaattatagcAAGTCATTGTTTATCAGGGtcaaactcatatatatggtaGGTTGCTAGGAAGCACGGAAACGTGCTTACACCTACGTTTCCCGCTTCTGAAGCGGAACCACTCCGGAAACGCTCGGAAACGCGCCGGAAACGCTCGGAAACGTGTTTCCAGAAAAACGAGTTTTGAAAAAGcggtggaaacgcgagtttccaaaaaataaaggtttttttatgtttttttatttgagattttgagttacttaaactaaaaatctgttattatatttattttttttgtataatttatatatatttatatatatatattttatttcgacgtttccaaaacgtacccgcttcctaaattttttaaaaaacacGCTTTCGCGTTTCAAAACGTTTCGCTTCCACTTACCCGTATCCGATTCGATACAGGCTAAGTAGGTTGTAACTTGTAGGTTGTAACTTAAACTCAATTATTGATTAATGAGCCTTAATTTCTGACAAGTGGGCAATGATTAGTTGTCTCTTAACACGTGGTTAGTGTGTACCTCGGTTATCTTCATCAAAAAAAGACGAGACGCTGCTTCTGCCTGCTTGTCTACCACGATTGTCATTTGTCTGCAGCATTCTTTTAAACAACCCAAAGAGCTCTCTCTTTTATCTTGGTCGAGGCTCGAGAGCATATTCTACGCAGTACGGTGTATTTGCACTAATATGATGACTTAGTTTTTTAGTGGTTAAGTATTATGGACGTCTCTTCTGTTTAGCGTTGTGATTTTACGATTTTTATTTGTTATGGATCATGTTGATATTGTGACTCTTCTCTAATTTGCTATTTTTCTCttcaattataattttacaatttAATCTTCATCCGCTCCTTAAATATTAGTATCATGTGAGTAGTTGGTGATTAAACAATGGAGCGTCTAAAATTGCATAGTTTTTATGGGTTCATTTCCACCTCGAAGAATATTATAacttttcatctttctcacTTAGTTAACTTTGATCAATCGGGTGTGTGTAAATTTGGTAGGATtagttttgacttttgagtAGGATTGTCGTTAATAAACGACGTCATTAAATATCACAGTCTAGTTGCAGTGACGTACATTTTAGACGTCCATTTGATCAATCTTGGGCCTGGGCTTACCACATTCCCCAATTGCAGCAGTTTTAAATACAAGAAATATGATTAGCATGAACATGACCGTAAAAGAGGACATGGCAACTCTAGGGACCCCAGTAATCTCTCTCCCGCGTCACCCCACCCCAACCGTCAATAACGACCTCCGCCTCCCAACCCAACCGCTTCTCCCACTGATAGACCAATGCACCTCCCTCACCCACCTCAAGCAAATCCATGCCCAGATGCTCAAAACCGCCCAATTCTTCGATCCATATTCCGCCAGCAAGCTCATCACAGCTGCAGCCCTCTCTCCATTCTCGAGCCTCGACTATGCTCGCCAAGTGTTCGACGAAATTCCCGAACCAAATCTCTTCACTTGGAACGCCCTCATTCGCGCCTATGCCTCCAGCCCCGACCCGGCTGAAAGCATTCTCATATTTCTAGACATGCTTCACGAGTGTAATGAGTGCCCCAATAAGTTTACCTTCCCTTTCTTGCTCAAGGCGGCATCGGAACTGAGGGCTTCTAAAGTGGGGAGAGGCTTTCACGGCATGGTGGTGAAAGCTGAGCTGAGCTCGGATGTTTACATTGTTAACTCTCTCATTCATTTTTATGGTTCGTGCGGGGAGTTGGATTTGGCGCGCTTGGTGTTTTTGAAGACTTATAAGAAGGATGTTGTTACTTGGAACTCTGTTATCACGGCTTTCGCGCAGCGGAACTGTCCGGAAGTGGCGTTGGAGTTGTTTAAGGAAATGGAGGCGGAGAATATGAGGCCGAATGATGTGACCATGGTGAGTGTGCTGTCGGCGTGCGCAAAGAAAGGGGATCTGGAGTTTGGGAGGTGGGTTTGTTCGCGTGTTGAGAGGCACGGAGTAGAGCAGAATTTGACTTTGAACAATGCTATGCTGGATATGTATGTGAAATGTGGGAGTGTTGAAGATGCGGAGAGGTTGTTTGGTAGGATGCCGGAGAAGGACGTTGTGTCGTGGACTGCTATGCTTGATGGGTATGCTCGGATGGGGAATTATGATGAGGCTAGGCGTGTTTTTGGTGCCATGCCTAGTCAAGATATTGCTGCGTGGAATGTGCTTATTTCGTCTTATGAACAGAATGGGAGGCCAAAAGAGGCTTTAGCTGTCTTCCATGAGTTGCAGAAGAACAAGGGTCCCAAACCTGATGAGGTTACTCTAGTTTGTACACTGGCAGCCTGCTCTCAATTGGGAGCGATTGATCTTGGCGGCTGGATACATGTATATGTGAAGAGGCAGGGGATGAAGTTGAATTGTCACCTCACAACCTCGCTTATTGACATGTATGCAAAATGTGGGAATCTAGAGAAGGCACTTGAGGTGTTTAATTCGGTGGAGACAAGAGACGTATTTGTCTGGACTGCCATGATTGCTGCTTTGGCAATGCATGGCCAGGGGAGGGATGCCTTGCACTTCTTCTCAAAGATGGTAGAAGCTAAGGTAAAGCCTAATGCTGTGACATTTACTAACATATTATGTGCGTGTAGCCACGCAGGATTGGTGGATGAGGGAAGAACGTTTTTTAATCAGATGGAGCAAGTTTATGGAGTTGTGCCCGGTATAAAGCACTATGCTTGCATGGTTGACATTCTTGGTCGTTCAGGTAATCTGGAGGAAGCTGCAGAACTGATAGAGAAAATGCCAATATCCCCTACTCCTTCAGTATGGGGGGCTCTGCTTGGGGCATGTGCACGGCAGGGGAATGTTGCGCTTGCTGAAAAGGCTTGTAGTCATTTGCTCGACTTGGATCCCAGAAATCACGGAGCCTATGTACTCTTATCAAATGTATATGCCAAAACAGGGAAATGGGAAGCAGTTTCTGGGTTAAGGAAGCTTATGCGAGACTCTGGGATAAAGAAAGAACCTGGTTGTAGCTCAATTGAAATCGATGGCAGTGTTCACGAGTTTCTAGTTGGTGATAATACTCATCCGTTATCCAAGGATATCTACTCAAAGTTGGATGAGATAGCAGGGAGATTGAAGTCGATCGGATATGTGCCAAATAAGTCCCACCTACTGCAATTTGTTGAGGAAGAGGACATGAAGGAACATGCCCTGATCCTGCATAGTGAGAAACTAGCAATTGCTTTTGGACTTATTAGCTCCAAGCCATCTCAACCGATTCGTGTTGTGAAGAATCTTCGTGTGTGTGGAGACTGCCACTCAGTTGCTAAGCTTATATCTAAGCTTTACAATAGGGAGATATTTCTGAGAGACCGATATCGGTTTCATCATTTCAGAGAGGGACATTGCTCATGTAATGATTACTGGTAAAAATGAGAAGCTTGTTCGTCACACTAAATCTGAAACTCCCACAAAACATTAAAACTTTGTTCTCTTACAATGTACGAATCTGTTGCATCAAACTTGACGAGAATGGAA encodes:
- the LOC126787664 gene encoding pentatricopeptide repeat-containing protein At2g29760, chloroplastic, which codes for MATLGTPVISLPRHPTPTVNNDLRLPTQPLLPLIDQCTSLTHLKQIHAQMLKTAQFFDPYSASKLITAAALSPFSSLDYARQVFDEIPEPNLFTWNALIRAYASSPDPAESILIFLDMLHECNECPNKFTFPFLLKAASELRASKVGRGFHGMVVKAELSSDVYIVNSLIHFYGSCGELDLARLVFLKTYKKDVVTWNSVITAFAQRNCPEVALELFKEMEAENMRPNDVTMVSVLSACAKKGDLEFGRWVCSRVERHGVEQNLTLNNAMLDMYVKCGSVEDAERLFGRMPEKDVVSWTAMLDGYARMGNYDEARRVFGAMPSQDIAAWNVLISSYEQNGRPKEALAVFHELQKNKGPKPDEVTLVCTLAACSQLGAIDLGGWIHVYVKRQGMKLNCHLTTSLIDMYAKCGNLEKALEVFNSVETRDVFVWTAMIAALAMHGQGRDALHFFSKMVEAKVKPNAVTFTNILCACSHAGLVDEGRTFFNQMEQVYGVVPGIKHYACMVDILGRSGNLEEAAELIEKMPISPTPSVWGALLGACARQGNVALAEKACSHLLDLDPRNHGAYVLLSNVYAKTGKWEAVSGLRKLMRDSGIKKEPGCSSIEIDGSVHEFLVGDNTHPLSKDIYSKLDEIAGRLKSIGYVPNKSHLLQFVEEEDMKEHALILHSEKLAIAFGLISSKPSQPIRVVKNLRVCGDCHSVAKLISKLYNREIFLRDRYRFHHFREGHCSCNDYW